TGTCGGAATCTTGACCGCTGGGGGCCTGGCACCCTGCTTGTCGTCGGCGATTGGTTCATTAATCGAAAACTACACCAAGCTTGCACCCGAAGTCGAAATCATCTGCTATCGCAGTGGCTACAAAGGCCTGTTGTTGGGCGATAGCTTTGTTGTCACGCCAGAGATTCGTGAAAAGGCTGCGATCCTTCATAAGCACGGTGGCAGCCCGATTGGCAATAGCCGAGTCAAACTGACAAACGTCGCCGATTGCGTCAAACGTGGGTTGGTTCAGGACGGACAGAACCCGCTTCATGTTGCGGCCGAGCAATTGACCAAAGACAAAGTCGACGTGCTTCACACGATCGGTGGCGACGACACGAATACGACCGCTGCTGATTTGGCTGCGTTCTTGGCAGAGAATGACTACGACCTGACCGTTGTCGGTTTGCCGAAGACGATCGACAACGATGTGATCCCGATCAAGCAAAGCTTGGGTGCGTGGACAGCGGCAGAGCAGGGTGCGTTGTTCTTTGAAAATATCGTTGCTGAGCACAATGCGAATCCTCGCATGTTGATCATCCACGAAGTCATGGGACGGAACTGTGGATGGCTGACCGCAGCGACCGCAGTTGAGTATCGCAAGCGACTTGACCAGATGAGCTTCCTACCCGAAGCCGGGCTCAGTCGAGAACGAAAAGAAGTACACGGGGTGTTCATCCCCGAGATGCACTTCGACATGAAAAAAGAAGCGGACCGCTTGCGTCAAATCATGGACGAAAACGACTGCGTCAACATTTTCATCAGTGAAGGTGCTGGTGTGACGACGATTGTCGAAGAGATGAAGGCACGTGGTGAAGACGTTCCCACAGACGCATTCGGCCACGTCAAACTTGACGCCGTGAATCCAGGGAAATGGTTCGGCAAGCAGTTCGCCGAGATGCTCGGTGCCGAAAAAACACTGGTCCAAAAGAGCGGCTACTTCAGTCGTGCCGCGGCTGCCAATGACGCCGATATCGAGTTGATCGGTAAGTGTGCTGAGAAAGGCGTGCAGTGTGCCTTGGTCGGCGACGGTGGTGTGATCGGACAAGACGAAGAGCGTGGTGACGAACTTCGTGCGATCGAATTTGAACGCATCAAAGGCGGAAAGCCATTCGACATCGATACGCCATGGTTCGGCGAACTTCTCGATGCGATCAATCAGCCCAAGGGCGAAAGCGTCGCAACCGAGCACGCGTAACCAACCGGTTCTAGTGGATCCATTAAAAAACGTCGCGTGGAGCTTTATTCCACGCGACGTGTTGTTTTGCCGATTGCTTTGGGGGCTGTAGTATCGTCCTCAGCCAAGCCTGTTACCAGCGAAGCTCATTGTCGGCCACGCCGATGAGCCATCACGATTACAAAGGCTTGACTTCCAGGTTGCGGAAGTAAACCTTGCTCTTCGGATCATGGGCTTGCAAAGCGATGGTGCCTTCGTTCAGTCGACGCTCGAAGTCTCGACTGAACGCTTCTTTGTCGGCAGGCTCCGTATAGTCAACCATGGTCTTGCCGTTGACTTTCAACTGGATGTGATGGCCCTTCACGATGATCTCTTGGGTGTACCATTCGTTGTCCTTCACGCCTGGATCGGCAACGTTTTCGACCGCATAGAGGCTGCTGGTTTTCTTTGGGTCTGTATGCGACACATTGACTTGGCATTCGTACCCATACTTAGGCCATCCGGTCGCCTGGTACTTCGTGTGGAAGTAAATGCCAGCGTTGCTACCTGGCGTCGTTTTCACTTCGCAGCGGAAGTGGAAATCTTTCATTGGCTGCAGAGGTCCTTCGTAGAACACATGGCAGCGTTCCCCATCACAAACCAGCATGCCGTCTTCAACGTGCCATGCTTTTTGGTTCTCCTCGGCTAGCTTCCAATTGTCTAGCGTCTTTCCGTCAAAGATTTTGACAAAGCCATCTTCGCTAGGTTCTTCGGCGCGAAGTGTCTGTGGTGCCAGCGAAGCGACCAGCCCAAGCAGTAGGGCGATGTAATGAGTCTTTTGCATTTGGTTGGTGTGGGGAGTTGGGGGAGGAGGTGGGATTAATGTCCGCAGAATTATTGCAATAAAAAACGCCTGCCGCACGCGATGGTGCAGGCAAGCGTTTAAAGTTTTATCAAAAGCGGCTGACGGATCAGTCTTTGCCGTGGTCGGTCGCAGGAACCTTGCCCGCTTTGATCTTGTCGCCGAAGGTGTCGCCGTCTTTGCTCTTTTCCTTGGCGGCTTCTACCAAGCCAGCGAAGATCTTCGTGCGAGCTTCTTCTGGATTGTCTTTGACCCAGTCTTTCGGAAAGTCTTCCGCTTTCAGGTACTTGTGAACGGCTTTGCCGTATTCATTGCGGACGTCTTTCTTTTCACCGCTAACGTGGCAGATGTAGCAGCCGTGCTTTCGAGCTGTCTTCTTGAGATCCGCGTTGACGTCGTCGCCTTCGAGGTACTTGGCTTTCCACATCTTATTGAAATCTGAGGTGGCAAACGCCGGTGCACCCATCAGGGCCACACAACCAAAAAGAATCGCAAACCGTTTCATGCATCGTCTCCAAGGGATCTAAAACTGACGGATGGTCTGCCTGAATTAATGCAGGCGACATTGCCGGGACCGAGGCAACATTCCGTCTTGCCCAAGAAAGTGGGGCAAATGGGTGGGATAGCTCGATAGCGGCCGAAATCGACCGCTTACTAGTATTAACGCTCAAATGGGCCCAAAAGTCAAATCGGGGATGACGAAAAAAGGCACCGCGCATGCGAGACGACCTGGATTTTCTGCCCCACGGAAACTGTCGCTCGCACAGCTTCGCTTGAGAAAATCCAGGCCGCTCGACTTACCTATGCAACTGAATCCACTGACAAGGCCTGCCCCACGCACTCCTGATCAGCATCCGTTGCACAAACGGTCATCGGTCGGTGCGGGGGATCCGATTCAGCACGGACACTTCAATTGAGGGGCAACCGCCATCGAATCGATGACGGAATGATCATCTCCCGTCGGAAGAATGCGGCATCAATGTAATGACGCCTGATTTGCCCTTCTGCTGGGCGGGGCGACGCGAGAGCCGTGTTTTTTAGAGGGCTGCGTTCACACTGAAGGGATGTCTTCCCTCCACCAAACGTTTGGCGGGGTGCTTCCAGCTCATCGGGGTGTGTGAAGCACCCCGTTGCCCATCTGGTGATTGGCCTGGCCGGGGGCCTGGCGAGGAACGATGTGCAGACGAGAAGGCTTTAGAAGCACTCGGCAGAATGAACTTACTTGCGCACGAGTTCTCGAAACGCTTGGTTTAGCTGTTGTGTGATCGGACCGACTTTTCCGTCGCCGATCTCTCGGCCGTCCAGCTTGACTGCGGGGATGACCTCAGCCGCGCTTCCTGTCAGGAAACATTCATCGGCGATGTAGATATCGTGGCGAGTCATCGGCAATTCTGTTGTTGGGATACCCGCCTCGATAGCGAGTTCGAGGACGGCGTTTCGCGTGATGCCTTCGAGGATGCCGGCTTCGATAGGTGGCGTGTTCAGTTTGCCATTCTTGATGATGAAGATATTGTCGCCGGTGCATTCGGCAACTTCGCCCTTGTGGTTCAACATCAGCGCTTCGATGCAGCCAGCTTTCAAGCCTTCCATCTTGGCAAGGATGTTATTCAAGTAGTTCAGCGACTTGATTCGTGGGCTGAGTGCGGCAGGGTGGTTGCGGATCGTCGACGCCGTGACCAATTCCAAACCATTTTGGTAATAGGTTTCGGGATACAGGGTGATGCTGTCGGCGATGATGATCAGCTGCGGGTTGGAGCACTTGAAGGGGTCCAGTCCCAATGGTCCTGATCCGCGAGTCACGATCAGGCGAATGTAGCCATCTTCGATCGCGTTCTTTGCGACTGTTTCGTTGGTGTCCGCGGCAAGCTTGTCGAGATCGATAGGCAGCGACAAACCGATTGCACGTGCTGATTCATCGAGACGCACCAAGTGTTCTTTGAGTCGAAAGACTTTGCCGCTGTAGATGCGCATGCCTTCGAACACGCCATCGCCATAAAGTAGGCCATGGTCATAGACACTTACTTTGGCATCTTCGGGAGCAAAGAATTCACCGTTGATATAGATCTGTCGACTCATGATCGTCGTGGCAATGGGTTTCGAGGCAGTGGGCGTTGATTTGAAGTATCGACACGTGTTGCGAGGTGTCGAGTTAGCGCTTGGCTAGGAGCCAAATTTGGAACGGGTTGGCTAGGAGCCAAATTCGGCGTTGGTCACGGCCGAGACGACCGAGGCGTCAAAATAATTGATCGCCATTCCTGCGTCGACAACGATCGATTGAGCGGTAATGCCGCTGCTACGAGGCGAAATCAGGAAAGTGGCGGTGGAAGCGACTTCGTCGGTTTGTAGCGCTTTTCCGCGTGGGATGACCTGTTCGGCGAACAGGTATGAATCGACGTAACCGGGGATTCCCGCCGACGCACTGGTTTTCAGCAAGCCCGCCGCGACCGCATTGAATCGCACGTTGCTAAATCGACTGAAGGACTTTGTTAAAAATGCCAGCGACGATTCCAAGGCTGCTTTGATTGGCGCCATGAAACCATAGCTTTCACTCGCCATTCGAGTCGTGCTTATGCCAATCGTGACAACCGAAGCATCGTCCGTGAAGCGATCCTTCAGGGCGTTGCAAAGGTTGATCAATGAGAAGGCTGAGATGTCCACGGCTTGCAGAAACTGTTGCTTGGTCGTTTCATGAAATGGTCGGATGCCTTCGGGGTAGTCCGCAAATGCGATCGAGTGCACCATGCCCGCCAATTGGACTCCGTCTTCTGCAAGCTGGTTCGCGAGTTGTTCAATTTGATCTTGAAACTCGACATCACAAATTCGCACATCGCGATCTTTGAGCAGCTTTGCGGTGCTTTCCAGACGACTTTGACTGCGGACGACGTAAATGACTTTCGCCCCGGCCTGTTCGAGTTGCTTGGCGATCGCATAGGCGACACTTTTGCGGTTGGCGACACCCAGGACCAAGATCGACTTGCCGGCAAGCTGCAGGAAGTCGAATGCCGGGAAGTTGGGCATGGCATCTTGCGATTCAAGCTGACTCATGACGCGTCTCCTTGGGCATTTCCGCTTGAGCCTTCGACTTCGGTCACGCTGCAAGCGAAATCAAGCCTCATCGCAAGCTTTCCGGCCAGCATGACTTTGCCGGTCAGGAAGTAAGCATTGGAAACCTGTTCTTTGAGAGTGACATGGATTTCCACGCTGTCCCCAGGACGGACGATGCGTTTGAATTTGACACTGTCCATGCGGGTCGCGACGGGCAACAGGTTGCCGGATCCGGACATGAACTTTTCCAGCAGCACCGCGCCAGCCTGCAGACAACATTCGCATTGAATGACGCCCGGGACGACAGGATTGCCGGGGAAGTGTCCTTGGACGAAGAACTCTTCTGCAGAGAATGTCTTTTTGCAGACGATCGACGACTCGTCACGCTGCAAAACTTCGTCCAGCAGCAGCATGTGCGAGCGATGAGGAATCGCTGCCTCGATTTCTTGTTTACTCATCCGGATAATTGAAATGTTTCCTGGGGCCGCGCCAAGCGGGCAGCGAATTGCTGACGACGTTGTGCACACGGGGCTCCGTTGTGCCGCTTGTCGTATTTGAAACCAGCCACAGATGCCGGTGTAGGCGGTTGACGCCCTCGAATCGTGATTGTGCCCCGTTCGTGGTATTTTGTGGGCTGTGTCAGTGGACCGATCCATCGAATCCGAAGAAAGCCGGGGCTGACGGGCCCTTTCCCGAGTAGCTTCTTGGGATCATGATGAATAGGGAAACAAGACATGAATCAACCGAACCATGCCCCGCTCCGCAGGGTGTCACTCGAACCACAAACATCGTTTAAGTTGGCCGAGACGAATTCTCCTGTATCGCGATCGATTTACAACGTCCCAAACATGCTGACCAGCATCCGTTTCGGGCTTGCGATTGCGGTGATGACACTGATCCCATTTGGGCAATATTTCGCCGCCATGGTGGTATTTATTGTCGCCGCCTCCACCGATTGGATGGACGGATACTGGGCACGTAAGTATGGCCAAGTGACGAAGTTCGGTCGGATCTTTGATCCGTTTGTCGACAAGATCATCATTTGCGGCTCGTTTATCGCGCTCGTCGGTGCGGTCGGATCACCGATTGTCTCGTGGATGGCGACGGTCGTCGTCGGACGTGAGCTTCTTGTGACAAGCTTACGTGGGATGATCGAAGGCAGCGGCAAAGACTTCTCGGCCAGCCAGCTGGGGAAATGGAAAATGGTCCTTCAGTGTGCTGCCGTTGTCGCGGCACTGTTGTTTCTGCAGTCCAATACACCCGCGCAGGCACCCGCACAATGGTTGCAGTTGACCACTCAGGTGCTCGTCTGGTCTGCGATCGCTCTTACCGTCTATTCGGGTTACGACTACACCGTCATCGCCGCTCGTTTAATGCAGGACGAGCCGGACGAGGTGAAGTAGCGGAATGGAAAGCGTTGGAGTGTTCGACGAGCAATTCTTTCGTGTCGGCTATTTCGCGATTACCGGAGTCGTAATTGGATCCGTGATCGCAGGAAGTCTTCTGTGGATCGCATGGCTTGCGAGATTTCGCCCAAGGAATCTTTGTGGTGACAAGTCGCCTTTTCTTGTCACGCGATTGCCCCAGTCGGTCCAACGCTGGTCTGTGGCAGATTTCTTTGTCATGTTGGGCATGATCATTGTCATCCAGTCGATCATGAACCCGGCAGCAAAACCTGTCGATCCGTCCGCCGAAACGACATCGCAGATCGTTGCTTCGGAAACAGAGTCCGACGGAAGCACGGTGACTGTTCCTGCGGAAGCGAATTCTGAGTCACCTCAGGAAACCGGAAATCAGGATATTGGCAGCCAGGACGGTGATGCTCCGGCGACACAACCGGTTGACTTGACCAGACGCGTCGCCAGCCAAATGGTGGCCAACGCGGGCTCGTTCGCGATGATGTTGTTTTTCTTATTTACGGCGAGAGATGCGACACCGAAAAGTCTTTCGTTGGTCCCGCACGAATCCGATTTTCGACGCGGTTTGGTTGCCACGGTTTGGATTCTTGCCCCGGTGTTAATCATCAACATCGTTGTTTCTCAGTTGGTCCCCTACAAACACTCTGTAACGGACTTGCTAGCGGAAAGGAACAACGTCGAAACCTTTTTCGCGTTGTTGATTTCTGCGGCCTTCGTGACCCCGATTGTGGAAGAGTTTTGGGTGCGTCTGCTGCTTCAGGGCGGGCTGCAAAAGCTGATGAAAGATACTTCGTGGAAGGATTCACACCCGGCATGGAGCTATTCTTCGGTGGTACCTGTATTGGTCTCCAGTACCGTTTTCGCTGTGATGCACCGTGGCCAAGGCGCAGCACCGATTCCACTATTCTTTTTCGCGATGGGATTGGGGATTGTCTATCAGCGCACCGGTCGGCTTTGGATTGTGATCGTGGTCCATATGCTTTTGAACGGCGCGACCATCTGCAGCGAATTCTTGCGGATCAATTCAGGGCTTATCAGCTAGACGCTTCGGTTGGCCGCGTCGGTGTTCTGGCGAACATGAATGATGTGGCCAAGCCTGGCAATAAAATCGCTGCCGCATCGGCAAATCGGCCGATCGGAGGGCTGGTCAAAATGATGAAGCCGACTTTGAATGCGAAGTAGCTGATCGCAATCATGGCGAATCCATACCAGCCATCGGAAATCACGAATTGACCGACGGATTGACCGCTAGCAGCGATCCAAATCAGCCAACCACACACACCTACAATCCCTATCAGGAACAATGGATGCATCGCGACATTGGCCATTGAACCCCAGACGGCCCGCCGACCTGCCAATGCGATCCACTTCAAGTATGAGATCGGTGACGATCGCAGAATCACTCGGTTAAAGTTCCCGATCAACCGATGCGTTTGAATTCGTGCGTCCACGTCAGTCGATTCGACGGGGATGCTCGCTTGGACACGTTTAGCAGCCGGCCAGATTACTCCGTAGTTGATTTGGCCCCACTGTGTTTCGAGAGTCAAAGTCGGGATCGTTTTTAGTTCCGACGTTGGTAAAACAAAGTCCCGACTTTCTAGATCGCTGGCAATCTCTGCTAACAACTCTGCCGTGCGTGGCTCGGCTTCGGCTGATAGCGATCGCATGTCGTCTGGCGTGACCAATTGAGCCAAAACAGCTGACAGGTTTTGATGACCAAAAGGAAGGATGGCAAAGTCGTTGACGAACACCAGACGTGTTAGCATCCAGCAGAGTACCGCAGCACCAACGCAAATCGAAATCAGTCCACCGCGAAAACGATGGCTTGGAAGTTTAAGGTCTCGTTCGCGATCGCCACGGTGTAGCAGCCAACCTGCAACGGCGATCCAGGGTATGAGGAAAAGATAAGCCGGCCGGGCAAAGATGCATAAAATGGCGGCTGCAATACAGCCTACCGCACTGGAAGTGGTCCCCGAGCGATAGGTGCGTAACAAAAAGGCAACGACCAAGACTGCCATCGATGCCGCAGGAGCATCGGTGCTGATGGTGTTGATGTTGTCATTGAAGGTGCATCCCAACAGCACCGTAATCGCCACCGACATGGACGATTTCACCGAAAGGCCGCGAGCGATCAGTTCGTCACCAAGAAAGGCACTGGCCAAGGTGTGAAGGACCAGTTGCAAGAACGGGACCGCTGCCAATCCTACACTGAGGCTGACGACTTTTAGAAAGAGCGGATAGACCGGCGGTCGGATCGACAGCAACGATTCGGCCAGGGAATCAAACGGATAGTTGATGTAGCTGGGCGAATCGTTGACAAGGTGAACTTGCAGCCGCCCGGTCATCGCTGCCCATACCATTGCCAAACCAAAGTAGGCGATCAATCGAACGATGGCGGCGCGGTTGGGCATGGTTGTGAGCGTCAAATCTTACTTGTTAATCGCGTCCATTTCGTCGTTGCGAGCACGTTTCTGCAGGTACAGCTTGATTGGAACTTCGCCAAATTTTAAGTGATCTCGCAGCACGCTCAATAAATAACGTCGATAGTCATTCGCGAATGCCTTTGGGTCATTGCACATCACGACGACGGTCGGCGGTTCAGTTGCAACTTGGGTCGCATAGTAAACTTTCGGCCGACGGTTTTGATACATCGGTGGTTGGTGGGCTTCGATCGCGCCTCGGATCAGGCGGTTAAGCTGTCCGGTGGAAACGCGTTCCCGGGCTTGCTTGAACAACATCGTCGAGTGGTTCAAAAGTGCTTTCACGTTCTTGCCGGTCTGCCCGGTGATGAACGCGATCGGGGCGTAGGCAAGCGTGGGGAATTGTCGCCGGATGTAGCGGACCCAGCGGTCTGTTGGGACGGTGCCGTGCAGTTGATCCCATTTGTTGATCACAAAGATCACCGGCTTGTGGTTTTCGATCACGTAGCCGACCAGTTGTTTGTCGACTTTGCTGACCGTTTCGGACGCGTCGAAAAACATCAGCACCACATCGGCGCGGCGGATACTCCGTTGGGCCCGGTGTGTACCGTAGAATTCCAAGTCGGTTCGCTGACTTTTTCGCTTGCGCAGACCTGGCGTATCAATCGCGATGAAGGTTTGTCCGTCGACTTCGAAGCGGACGTCAACGCTATCGCGAGTCGTTCCGGCGACTTCGCTGACAATCATCCGATCGGACTCGGCCAACGTGTTGACGAAGGTACTTTTACCAACGTTTCGACGTCCAACGATCGCGATCTTCATCGTCGGTTCGTTGATCGATTCGTCCGACGGTGGCAGACGATCGAGGATCAATTCCATCAGTTCAGATCGGTTACGGTTCTGAGTGGTACTGACGGTGACCAATCGTCCGCGACCGAGTCGGTGAAACTCTTCCGCCAAATTGTCTTGGTGTGGCTGGTCGGCTTTGTTGGCGACCAAAATCACCGGGCGTTCGATACCACGCAAACGCTCCACAACCAATTCGTCCAGCGGCATTGGGCCGGTTAGGACGTCGACGACCAGCAAAATGACATCGGCCGATTCGATCGCCAAATCGATCTGTCGTCGAACATCGGCGGTCAGGTCGTCCGGGTCATCGATGCCCAACCCCCCGGTGTCGGTCAGTTCGAAAAATGCGTCTTCGTTGTTGATAAGCGTCGTCATGCGGTCGCGCGTGACGCCCTCAAAGTCGTCAACAATGGCCAAGCGACGGCCTGCTAACCAGTTAAATAGACTGCTTTTACCGACGTTGGGGCGACCGACGATGGCTACTTGGGGAACAGGCATGGTGTGAGAGTTTTGGGCTGATAATCAATGAAATCGGACGAAAATGCCGGCAGCTACCCCTGAATCGTGGACGCCCGCCGCTGGTATGTTAAACCGCGTGGTGCAATTCCAGTAGCCGGTGTGTTATCAAACCATCATGAACGACTCATCAAAAAAACTTGATCCCTCCACGGTTCTGTCCGGGACTGGTGCTCTGGCTGACCATTTGCAGCGATTGGGAGTTCAGTGGCTGCCCCAGGTGAACGCCGATTCGGTAAACGCATTAGCCGAGTTTTTTGCGATTGGTGGGACCGATGAGGAGCATTCTTCCGCGAAGCCAGCGGTGTCGGATGCACCGGCGGCAGCGATTTCAACTGCTTCGCAGCCGACCGAGACAGTCGCTCCGCCGCAAACTTCGGCACCGGCGTTTTCCCTCAGCGGTGAAGTCGACAATGCCGCCGCCAGCTACCCCGGAACTTCGTTGTCAGCGGAGGCCCGGACAGAGCGACTGGCAAAGGCCGCCGAGCGGGTCGCCGGATGCATGAAGTGCGAGGTGCTTGCCAAGTGCCGCACCAAGACGGTCTATGGCGAAGGCAACGTATCACCTCGTGTCGTGTTCTTTGGCGAAGGCCCCGGACGTGATGAAGATATCTCCGGTCGTCCCTTCGTCGGCAAAGCCGGTCAGCTGCTCACGAAGATGATCGAGGCGTGTCAGTTCAAGCGTGAAGACGTTTACATCATGAACACCGTCAAGTGTCGCCCTCCAAACAATCGCAATCCCGAAACGACAGAGATCGAAAACTGTCGCGAGTACTTCGAGGCTCAACTCGATACCTTGCGTCCGGAGTACATCGTTTGTTTAGGCTTGGTCAGCGCACAAGCACTGCTGAAAAACAAACTGTCGGTCGGACGGATGCGAGGAAAGTTCCATCGATACTTTGATAGCAAAGTGCTCGTGACGTATCACCCTTCTTATCTTTTGCGAACGCCAGCGGCAAAAAAGGCGGCGTGGTCTGATTTACAGATCATGTTGCGAGATGCTGGCATGATTTGATTGTCCGCAGTTTGAAAAATCGACCTTGACCGAAATAGCGATCGAAGAACAATCATCATTGTTGCGGGTGCCTAAAAGAGAGCGAATGGATCGCTCGGCACTTTGCATCTCTGAAATACAAAGATGTGCACGGAGGCCATCCTATGCGTCACGCGTTCTACGATCGCCATTCGATTGATTTTCAAACATCAATCCATCACGACGCAGTTGAGCGAACTGTCTCGATCAGCAAGTCAGAACCTCGAGCCTGGGTGCCGCCGATGATGTCGGCCTCGGTTGAGGAAGTCGAAGTCTCAACCGTCGAAGTTTCTGTCGTGCTCTCGAAAGCTTTGTCGCACGCACGGTTCTTTGGTTGCCAAGACATGGAAGTCGAGACGATCGCGTACGACTTCCGAAACTGTTCCGAAGGTGAAACCGTTTTGTATCGCGTTGGACAGGACGAGCCGACCGAATTCGTCGCAACGGTGCTTGCTCGCGGTGCATCCGGAATCATCACCGAGCAGATGTTGCCATGTCCTTTGCCACAGTGTGTGGTCAGCAGCGTTGATCATGCGTTGGCAAAGATCGCGGCGAAACGAAACAACCGACCCGACCGTCGATTGTTGACCGTGGGCGTTCTCGGCAGCAGTGGTAAAACGTCAACATGTCTGATGTTGGCAACCATGATGAAGTCCTTCGGGATGCGAGTTGCCTATCAATCTGATCTGGGCAGCAGCGACGGTGTGATGTCCGAAACCGCCGGGCAGGCTTTGCCTCGCGGAGAGCAGCTGATTAACTGGCTAGGCGAGTCTGCAGATTGCATGAGCCGCGCGGCAATCATCGAGATTGATGATCAGATCGCCCGCAACGGAGGCTATGACTGCATTCAGTTCGACGTGCTGATCGTGGCGGGTAAAGATGCACCGGGTGAAGACTTCGGCCCAAGTTCACTGCAGTGTATGGCTGATCGATTGACGCCATCGGGCGTCATCATTGCTCCTGAGGGCAACGAGCGAATCGACCAAGTCGTCGCCCAGGCAGAGTGTCAATCGCTGGGCTATGGCACGACAACCGGTTGTGAATTTGGTGCAAACATTATCGACCAGTCGGGCGGCATGTCGACGATCATGTTGTCCGCAGGCGATACGAGCGCGATGATGGAAACATCGTTGTGTGGTCACGCGATGGCGGCAAATATCGCGGCCGCTTCGACATTGGGAGTTTTGCTGGGTTATTCGGTCCACCAAGTCGCCGAAAGCTTGTCGACACTTCGTAGTATTCCGGGGCGAGCACAGCGGTTGGCAGACTTTGGTCGTGCGACTGTAGTGTTGGAAAACGGCGGACGCCCGGATCGCATTTTTGCGTCACTTCGAACCGCACGTGCAACCACGGTGGGTGGAAAAGTTTGGTGCGTCTTGTCGCTTGGTGACTTTGCGAACTCGAACGAACTTGCCCGAGTCGGCGCGATGATCGAACGCCATGCCCATCGATGCATTGTGACGGGCGACAGTGACGACGCCGCTTTTCTGCAGCGTGCACATCAGTTGCTTGATGGAGTAAAAGAGTGTGCGGCGATTCGTTTAGTAGCCGACAACCAGAAGGCGCTTCGTTGGGCAATCCGCCATGCGGATCCGCGAGACACGATCGTCGTATTCACGAATCAAAAGGCAACTTCCCCGCACCAGGATCGTTTGGTGTGGAGCGAAATCGAGTCTTGGGTTGAAGACGAACGCAAGTCTGTTGAAGTTGCCGATGCGTCCAGTCCTCAGGCGACAAAAATCTCTTTGAAGCTCTATCGATAAACGGCGACGGCTGTTTGGAACGACCAGATAGAAAGTCTGGGAAGTCGACAGTCAAAAACAAACAATGAACATCGCAAAAGTGTCCGCGGTAACCGCGGGCACTTTTTTATTTGACGAAACCCTGCCGGTGGTTGGTCAAGAACAATGACTTGAGCTTTGGCGTCGAAAGTGAGGGAAAGTCCTCGGGTCAATAGGGCAATCCTGGGAATGTGAAGATAACCACAACCTAAGCTCCGAAATGGACACTAATTCCCCCTGAATAACTTTCGACCTGTAACAGACCCATGCTTCACCACGATCCGTCAACGTCATTGAACGACATGCGACCGATCGATGATGTACAGCAAGATGAGCATGGGCAAGCAGTCTTGTCGATCCTTTGGCGATTCCGCTTTCTTGTCGTGTTTTGTGTGACCTGCGGGATCACACTGGGGCATTGGTATCACCGGCAAAAACCCGCACAGTACCGTGCGACGACGAAGCTGATGTTCCGAACGGATGCCCCGCTTGCACTGGACAGTTCGACCGGATTGCTCCGTGGCGGATTGCCCAGCGGGCAACTGCTAAAGTCATTGATCAATTCGAAAGCGATCGTCGGTCGGGTCAA
This genomic interval from Stieleria sp. JC731 contains the following:
- the der gene encoding ribosome biogenesis GTPase Der, yielding MPVPQVAIVGRPNVGKSSLFNWLAGRRLAIVDDFEGVTRDRMTTLINNEDAFFELTDTGGLGIDDPDDLTADVRRQIDLAIESADVILLVVDVLTGPMPLDELVVERLRGIERPVILVANKADQPHQDNLAEEFHRLGRGRLVTVSTTQNRNRSELMELILDRLPPSDESINEPTMKIAIVGRRNVGKSTFVNTLAESDRMIVSEVAGTTRDSVDVRFEVDGQTFIAIDTPGLRKRKSQRTDLEFYGTHRAQRSIRRADVVLMFFDASETVSKVDKQLVGYVIENHKPVIFVINKWDQLHGTVPTDRWVRYIRRQFPTLAYAPIAFITGQTGKNVKALLNHSTMLFKQARERVSTGQLNRLIRGAIEAHQPPMYQNRRPKVYYATQVATEPPTVVVMCNDPKAFANDYRRYLLSVLRDHLKFGEVPIKLYLQKRARNDEMDAINK
- a CDS encoding uracil-DNA glycosylase family protein; this translates as MNDSSKKLDPSTVLSGTGALADHLQRLGVQWLPQVNADSVNALAEFFAIGGTDEEHSSAKPAVSDAPAAAISTASQPTETVAPPQTSAPAFSLSGEVDNAAASYPGTSLSAEARTERLAKAAERVAGCMKCEVLAKCRTKTVYGEGNVSPRVVFFGEGPGRDEDISGRPFVGKAGQLLTKMIEACQFKREDVYIMNTVKCRPPNNRNPETTEIENCREYFEAQLDTLRPEYIVCLGLVSAQALLKNKLSVGRMRGKFHRYFDSKVLVTYHPSYLLRTPAAKKAAWSDLQIMLRDAGMI
- a CDS encoding glutamate ligase domain-containing protein, which gives rise to MRHAFYDRHSIDFQTSIHHDAVERTVSISKSEPRAWVPPMMSASVEEVEVSTVEVSVVLSKALSHARFFGCQDMEVETIAYDFRNCSEGETVLYRVGQDEPTEFVATVLARGASGIITEQMLPCPLPQCVVSSVDHALAKIAAKRNNRPDRRLLTVGVLGSSGKTSTCLMLATMMKSFGMRVAYQSDLGSSDGVMSETAGQALPRGEQLINWLGESADCMSRAAIIEIDDQIARNGGYDCIQFDVLIVAGKDAPGEDFGPSSLQCMADRLTPSGVIIAPEGNERIDQVVAQAECQSLGYGTTTGCEFGANIIDQSGGMSTIMLSAGDTSAMMETSLCGHAMAANIAAASTLGVLLGYSVHQVAESLSTLRSIPGRAQRLADFGRATVVLENGGRPDRIFASLRTARATTVGGKVWCVLSLGDFANSNELARVGAMIERHAHRCIVTGDSDDAAFLQRAHQLLDGVKECAAIRLVADNQKALRWAIRHADPRDTIVVFTNQKATSPHQDRLVWSEIESWVEDERKSVEVADASSPQATKISLKLYR